One Gouania willdenowi unplaced genomic scaffold, fGouWil2.1 scaffold_261_arrow_ctg1, whole genome shotgun sequence DNA segment encodes these proteins:
- the nucks1a gene encoding nuclear ubiquitous casein and cyclin-dependent kinase substrate 1a codes for MSRPVRNRKVVNYSQFNESDGEEEYGENKPKKVRSAPREPKIKRSKNSQEESEDSDEKISKSKNDSADDFGSEEEDNEFGEEEDGGSDYEEKKGKKGKKVKAEKPTKRGPKRKRGADDSDDDDKDVSRKRTVRQAASKAVSKQREILLGDGGSEDEEQEEQEEAYNDPDESGSDEDFLVEDDDDSDYGRSKKKGKKVIRRGRPEKKEKKSPKPRLKATVTPSPMKGKGKGRPASKSVEKSSPKEEEEEEEPDSPLEEEEEEPEKKESSPAPKTTKEAPAADEEDEDEEEEDVSEEEAPSGED; via the exons AGGAGGAGTATGGGGAGAACAAGCCGAAGAAAGTGCGTTCGGCTCCTCGTGAGCCGAAGATCAAACGCTCAAAGAACTCACAGGAAGAAAG tgaGGACTCTGATGAAAAGATCTCTAAATCCAAGAATGATTCAGCAG atgacTTTGGCAGTGAGGAGGAAGACAATGAGTTtggagaggaagaggatggaGGGAGTGACTATGAAGAGAAGAAAGGAAAGAAGGGAAAGAAAGTGAAAGCAGAGAAACCCACTAAGAGAGGACCCAAGAGGAAACGGGGCGCAG ACGACAGTGATGACGACGATAAAGACGTGAGTAGGAAGCGTACGGTGCGTCAGGCAGCGTCCAAAGCTGTGTCCAAACAGAGAGAGATCCTCCTGGGGGACGGAGGGAGTGAGGAcgaggagcaggaggagcaggaggaggccTACAACGACC ctGATGAGTCTGGTAGTGATGAAGACTTCCTGGTGGAAGATGATGATGACAGCGACTACGGACGCTccaagaaaaaaggaaagaaggtGATCAGACGAGGACGACcagagaagaaggagaagaagagtcCCAAACCTCGGCTAAAGGCCACAG TGACTCCGAGCCCCATGAAAGGAAAAGGCAAAGGACGCCCCGCCTCCAAGAGCGTGGAGAAGAGCTCGcccaaagaggaggaggaagaggaggagcctgaCAGTCCcctggaagaggaagaggaggagccaGAAAAGAAGGAGAGTTCTCCTGCCCCTAAGACGACAAAAGAGGCTCCAGCTGCAGAcgaggaagatgaagatgaggaagaggaggatgttTCAGAAGAGGAGGCTCCGTCTGGAGAAGACTAG
- the LOC114459102 gene encoding LOW QUALITY PROTEIN: Krueppel-like factor 15 (The sequence of the model RefSeq protein was modified relative to this genomic sequence to represent the inferred CDS: inserted 2 bases in 1 codon), protein MVSLSRTLALEGDLFRDSSPFGPAHRDGSSISCDSPKETEPGTMNSFSTGDEDEEEEEEDEGGGGARLHIFLSEEQSETQEPKLPEFSFHDSSPFSPTLDDIEEFLREKMELMKEGLREGLLTPREGLLTPKEEGGGSQLCSSTEPPSSTTGSSENITTMEISSXPPAPLTETQVNLQVSPQLQPLAPPLVLGGPLVLQLQPLPVTQTQGGLWLTHLVMGLQGSTGTNVALLAPQGPPTHTTVLSITSGDKCGEQKYVKIAPLPLTMITSVGGGGARGSAVLKAVSPRMSRAPPTERVHKCPHPGCGKMYTKSSHLKAHYRRHTGEKPYTCSWPECGWRFSRSDELSRHRRSHSGVKPYECSLCEKKFARSDHLSKHTKVHRSSSRTRTIRTTM, encoded by the exons ATGGTGTCCCTCAGCAGGACCCTGGCCCTGGAGGGTGACCTGTTCAGGGACAGCAGCCCGTTTGGCCCCGCCCACAGGGACGGCAGCTCCATTTCCTGTGACAGCCCAAAGGAGACGGAGCCAGGGACGATGAACAGCTTCAGCACCGGTGATGAAgacgaagaggaggaggaggaagatgagggagggggaggggccaggctgcacatttttctgagtgaagaacaaagtgaaactCAAGAACCAAAACTACCAGAGTTCTCCTTCCATGACTCCTCCCCCTTTTCGCCCACGCTGGACGACATCGAAGAGTTCCTACGAGAGAAGATGGAGCTGATGAAGGAGGGGCTGAGGGAGGGGCTACTCACTCCCAGGGAGGGGCTACTGACCCCTAAGGAGGAGGGGGGTGGTTCTCAGCTGTGTTCCTCTACAGAACCTCCATCCTCTACTACAGGTTCCTCAGAGAACATCACCACCATGGAGATAAGCTC TCCCCCTGCTCCTCTGACAGAGACACAGGTGAACCTCCAGGTCAGCCCTCAGCTCCAGCCCTTAGCCCCCCCCCTGGTCCTGGGTGGTCCTCTGGTTCTACAACTGCAGCCCCTCCCAGTGACCCAGACCCAGGGGGGTCTATGGCTGACCCACCTGGTGATGGGGCTCCAGGGTTCTACAGGAACTAATGTGGCCCTGCTGGCCCCCCAGgggccccccacacacaccaccGTACTGTCCATAACCAGTGGAGATAAGTGTGGGGAGCAGAAGTACGTGAAGATCGCTCCTCTACCTCTGACCATGATCACCAGCgtgggagggggcggggctagaGGCTCGGCGGTGTTGAAAGCCGTGAGTCCCAGGATGAGCAGAGCTCCGCCCACTGAGAGGGTCCATAAGTGCCCCCACCCCGGCTGTGGGAAGATGTACACCAAGAGTAGCCACCTGAAGGCCCACTACCGCCGCCACACGGGGGAGAAACCATACACCTGTAGCTGGCCCGAGTGTGGATGGAG GTTCTCTAGGTCTGATGAACTCTCTCGTCATCGTCGTTCTCACTCTGGGGTGAAACCATACGAGTGTTCTCTGTGTGAGAAGAAGTTTGCTCGCAGTGACCACCTGTCCAAACACACCAAGGTCCACCGTAGCTCCTCCAGAACCAGAACCATTAGGACCACCATGTGA